One stretch of Methanoregula sp. DNA includes these proteins:
- a CDS encoding ATP-binding protein — translation MSGDSEALRIMDVVLTAEIFNQNPQLDINDLTPVCRDIFSIASASDVKRPVYVSDGVIKRTLSIADAHLKMSANPFVAYEDFGQRLRITALESAAQWFLKQGGKSLVEKNPTLAYYFEKMDSGGVVYKKVRAANPPYEDTKAHLDTRLSKLIGEDEKLRGALDLVMISAPEEVEQRMDDLVCTPSQLAVISKIQQALVHREYLQRHRIHEVGKLLFVGPPGTGKTSIALAMSNTMHMPVLEVRLSMITSQYLGETSKNIDRIFDLAKKLSPSILFIDEFDFVAKSRVADDHGAMKRAVNSLLKNIDRINLVKNGVILIGATNHPQLLDEAAWRRFDEVVEFSLPDEDMRKNILQKVTASLGCTIDYQLLASKTEGFSGSDLRMMIKEAVLSALMDNRQSLSREDIRKGIHMVKNRDAIRHLNWL, via the coding sequence ATGTCTGGAGATTCTGAAGCCCTGCGCATAATGGATGTCGTTCTGACCGCTGAAATTTTCAACCAGAACCCCCAGCTCGATATCAATGATCTGACGCCAGTCTGCCGCGATATTTTTAGCATTGCGAGCGCGTCTGATGTGAAACGACCCGTTTACGTGAGTGACGGGGTAATCAAACGAACACTTTCCATAGCAGATGCTCACCTGAAGATGTCTGCAAACCCCTTTGTGGCGTACGAGGATTTCGGCCAGCGCCTCCGCATTACTGCGCTTGAATCTGCCGCGCAATGGTTCCTCAAACAGGGTGGAAAGTCGCTTGTTGAGAAAAATCCAACTCTCGCGTATTATTTCGAAAAAATGGATTCCGGGGGTGTAGTCTATAAAAAAGTCCGGGCTGCAAACCCGCCCTATGAAGACACCAAGGCACATCTCGATACACGCTTATCGAAACTGATAGGAGAAGATGAGAAGCTCCGCGGTGCTTTGGACCTGGTAATGATCAGCGCTCCGGAGGAAGTGGAGCAGAGGATGGATGACCTTGTCTGTACCCCCTCGCAGCTTGCTGTCATCTCGAAGATCCAGCAAGCCCTTGTTCACCGCGAGTATCTGCAACGTCACCGTATACATGAAGTGGGTAAACTCCTCTTTGTCGGCCCGCCGGGTACCGGAAAAACCTCGATTGCCCTTGCCATGTCCAACACCATGCATATGCCGGTGCTCGAAGTCCGCCTCTCGATGATCACCTCACAATATCTCGGTGAGACCTCGAAAAATATCGACCGTATATTCGATCTGGCAAAAAAACTCTCTCCATCCATCCTTTTCATCGATGAATTCGATTTTGTGGCAAAGAGCAGGGTTGCCGATGACCACGGGGCTATGAAACGCGCAGTTAATTCCCTGTTAAAAAATATTGACCGGATTAATCTGGTTAAAAACGGCGTTATCCTGATCGGTGCCACCAACCACCCACAGCTTCTCGATGAGGCAGCATGGCGGCGATTCGACGAAGTGGTAGAATTCTCATTACCGGATGAAGACATGCGGAAAAATATCCTGCAAAAGGTGACTGCATCCCTTGGATGTACTATAGACTACCAGCTACTTGCATCCAAAACAGAGGGTTTTTCCGGCTCCGACCTCCGCATGATGATCAAAGAAGCAGTCCTATCTGCCCTCATGGACAACCGCCAGTCCCTTTCCCGGGAAGATATCCGGAAGGGCATCCATATGGTAAAGAACCGGGATGCTATAAGGCACCTGAACTGGTTGTAA
- the map gene encoding type II methionyl aminopeptidase, giving the protein MNDEIFEKYLQAGSIASRILREGAQGIRIGESYFDLVESIESRVREEGAMLAFPLNLSLNEDAAHDTASPSDTRIFQRGDVAKLDLGVHIDGYIADTATTIDLGSNTLLLEASEQALEAAIKMVRPGSTAGELGAAVQLEIESRGYRPIANLTGHGLDRYVLHRAPTIPNVGINGGIVLEEGMVFAIEPFATTGSGHVGEKSRMEIYSQISQKPVRIPAARAILETVKDRHGLPFSRRWLKERKQDIALPSLVRSHALHVYPVLSDIPGSLVSQHEHTVIVTADGCVVTTR; this is encoded by the coding sequence ATGAATGACGAGATCTTTGAAAAGTACCTTCAGGCCGGTTCCATCGCTTCAAGGATTCTTCGTGAGGGGGCACAGGGCATCAGGATAGGGGAATCATATTTTGATCTCGTAGAGAGCATCGAATCGCGGGTCAGAGAGGAAGGAGCTATGCTCGCGTTTCCCCTTAACCTCTCCTTAAACGAGGATGCTGCACATGACACTGCTTCTCCCTCTGATACACGGATATTCCAGAGAGGGGACGTTGCAAAACTCGATCTCGGGGTTCACATTGACGGGTATATTGCAGATACAGCAACCACCATTGATCTGGGCAGCAACACCCTGCTCCTGGAAGCATCAGAACAGGCACTCGAAGCGGCAATAAAAATGGTCAGGCCGGGTTCGACCGCGGGTGAGCTGGGCGCGGCAGTCCAGCTCGAGATCGAGAGCCGGGGATACCGCCCGATCGCTAACCTGACCGGACATGGCCTGGACCGGTATGTTCTTCACCGCGCACCCACCATCCCCAATGTTGGTATCAACGGGGGGATCGTGCTCGAAGAAGGCATGGTCTTTGCAATAGAGCCTTTTGCAACTACCGGTAGCGGCCATGTGGGGGAAAAATCCCGGATGGAAATCTATTCCCAGATCTCCCAGAAACCCGTGAGGATCCCGGCTGCGCGTGCCATTCTTGAGACGGTTAAGGATCGTCACGGGCTCCCATTTTCCCGCCGCTGGCTCAAGGAACGGAAACAGGACATCGCACTCCCTTCACTGGTCAGATCCCACGCGCTCCATGTATATCCCGTCCTTTCCGATATCCCGGGTTCACTCGTATCCCAGCATGAACATACGGTCATCGTGACTGCTGATGGCTGCGTCGTCACAACACGATGA
- a CDS encoding Xaa-Pro peptidase family protein — MDPLSRAVRKSGADAFVMYASSRDADMRYLTQFVTSDPFVYFKKANENGMIIISQMETGRASRESTASVMTRTQAGLPDILKTEKDPWKATAKMIAGQVGKKVLVSPNFPVALANALGEFCTVSVDSGTVPALREKKSRNEIQAMKHVQKITETAMGGAVSLIRRATVKKDILYYDGKPLTSEMIKFSMHSLLLEHGCTAVDTIVSCGEETAVPHMTGTGPLHADEPIVIDLFPCEEKTGYYADMTRTVVKGEPSPEIRDMYNALCDAKQLGISQVKAGVLGSDIYQSVVDFFKERGYESDTRGFVHNLGHGVGLQVHELPTVGPAGKELKAGSVITIEPGLYYPGIGGVRLEDIGEVTTKGFDNFTKFPEDLIV, encoded by the coding sequence ATGGACCCCCTTTCCCGCGCAGTCAGAAAAAGTGGTGCTGATGCATTCGTAATGTACGCATCCTCACGCGACGCAGATATGCGTTACCTGACACAATTTGTTACCAGTGACCCGTTTGTCTATTTTAAAAAAGCAAACGAGAATGGCATGATTATTATTTCCCAGATGGAAACCGGACGCGCATCCCGCGAATCCACTGCATCCGTCATGACCCGCACACAGGCAGGACTTCCGGATATCCTGAAAACCGAAAAAGACCCCTGGAAAGCGACAGCAAAGATGATCGCCGGGCAGGTAGGAAAAAAAGTGCTGGTTTCCCCCAATTTTCCGGTCGCACTGGCTAATGCTCTCGGTGAATTCTGCACGGTATCAGTTGACAGCGGTACGGTTCCTGCACTACGGGAGAAGAAGAGCAGAAATGAAATACAGGCGATGAAGCATGTCCAGAAGATAACAGAGACAGCAATGGGTGGGGCAGTCTCGCTGATCCGGCGCGCCACGGTAAAAAAAGATATTCTGTATTATGATGGAAAACCGCTGACATCAGAGATGATAAAATTCTCCATGCATTCCCTTCTTCTCGAACACGGGTGCACTGCTGTAGACACCATTGTTTCATGTGGGGAAGAGACCGCGGTGCCGCATATGACCGGTACGGGTCCTTTACACGCTGACGAGCCGATTGTAATTGACCTGTTTCCCTGCGAAGAGAAAACGGGATATTACGCGGATATGACACGAACGGTGGTAAAAGGTGAACCATCACCGGAAATAAGGGATATGTACAATGCATTGTGTGATGCAAAACAACTGGGGATCTCGCAGGTTAAGGCCGGGGTATTGGGATCCGACATTTACCAGTCCGTTGTTGACTTTTTTAAAGAGCGTGGATATGAAAGCGACACCCGGGGATTTGTCCATAACCTCGGTCACGGGGTAGGCCTTCAGGTTCACGAGCTGCCCACAGTCGGACCTGCAGGAAAAGAACTCAAGGCTGGCAGCGTGATAACGATTGAGCCGGGACTCTACTATCCGGGTATCGGGGGCGTGCGTCTCGAGGATATCGGAGAGGTCACGACAAAAGGATTTGACAATTTCACGAAATTTCCGGAGGATCTCATTGTATGA
- a CDS encoding malate dehydrogenase → MAKVTIIGATGNVGMFAAHAISSIPHVSEILLYGREGRESLLRGITQDLVDSFAARGTDVKINWTTDLKDAAGSAVVVITAGAPRLPGQNRMDLAVGNAKVIAPLARSIGVIAPDTKILIVTNPVDVMTCVALKCSGLPQSQVFGLGTHLDSMRLKSLIAAYFKVHVSEVHTRIIGEHGDSLVPLWSATTIGGIKISNLPTFSHLPVQDIIRSVKCSGEEIIKNKGSTVYGPGEAIASLVRTVLSDENRILTVSAYIKEEVHGVSEGDVCIGVPARVNSHGVFPISIRIDESEVMAFRESVEKIRAITRDVMASLEE, encoded by the coding sequence ATGGCAAAAGTGACCATCATCGGGGCAACAGGCAATGTGGGGATGTTTGCTGCACATGCGATTTCGTCAATCCCTCATGTAAGCGAAATCCTGCTCTATGGGCGGGAAGGGCGCGAGTCTCTTTTAAGGGGAATAACTCAGGACCTTGTCGATTCATTTGCCGCAAGGGGAACCGATGTAAAGATAAATTGGACAACCGATTTAAAAGACGCCGCCGGTTCTGCAGTTGTTGTTATTACCGCAGGTGCTCCGCGCTTACCCGGCCAAAATCGTATGGATCTTGCCGTGGGAAATGCAAAAGTTATCGCACCGCTTGCCCGATCAATTGGTGTCATTGCTCCGGACACAAAGATTCTGATAGTAACAAACCCGGTCGATGTGATGACCTGTGTTGCCCTGAAATGCTCGGGGCTGCCACAGAGTCAGGTATTCGGATTGGGAACGCACCTGGATTCAATGCGGTTAAAATCCTTAATCGCTGCATACTTCAAGGTGCATGTCAGTGAAGTCCATACGCGCATTATCGGTGAGCATGGTGACAGCCTTGTCCCGCTCTGGTCCGCGACAACTATCGGGGGTATCAAGATCTCGAACCTGCCGACCTTTTCTCACCTGCCTGTGCAGGATATAATCCGATCCGTGAAGTGCAGCGGTGAAGAGATCATAAAAAACAAGGGCTCAACGGTATATGGGCCCGGAGAAGCGATCGCCTCGCTGGTAAGGACTGTGCTCAGTGATGAAAACCGCATCCTGACCGTGTCTGCTTATATCAAAGAGGAAGTGCATGGTGTCAGCGAGGGTGACGTATGCATCGGTGTACCGGCCCGCGTGAATAGTCACGGTGTTTTCCCCATTTCGATCAGGATCGATGAATCAGAAGTAATGGCATTCCGTGAATCCGTTGAAAAAATACGGGCAATTACAAGGGATGTAATGGCGTCTCTTGAAGAATAA
- a CDS encoding elongation factor 1-beta → MGSVAVIMRVMPESPEVDLEQLKKALKAKLPGIQDMQIEPIGFGLKAIKLAAVVNDCGGETDAIEKSLNEIAGVERAEIIEVTLN, encoded by the coding sequence ATGGGTAGTGTTGCCGTCATTATGCGGGTGATGCCGGAGTCACCCGAAGTCGATCTTGAACAACTCAAGAAGGCGCTCAAAGCAAAACTCCCCGGCATTCAGGACATGCAGATAGAACCAATCGGTTTTGGTTTAAAAGCGATCAAGCTTGCCGCAGTTGTTAATGACTGTGGAGGCGAGACGGATGCAATCGAAAAGTCCCTCAATGAGATCGCGGGTGTTGAGCGGGCAGAGATCATTGAAGTGACACTGAACTAA
- a CDS encoding zinc finger domain-containing protein, which produces MSDKKCTSCSAPLAVEGATEFGCPACGFEINRCYRCREQSIPYTCPKCGFGGP; this is translated from the coding sequence ATGTCAGATAAAAAGTGTACATCCTGCAGTGCTCCGCTTGCAGTTGAGGGCGCAACGGAATTCGGGTGCCCCGCATGCGGTTTTGAGATCAACCGGTGTTACCGGTGCAGAGAACAGAGCATCCCCTATACATGCCCGAAATGTGGATTTGGGGGACCGTGA
- a CDS encoding uridylate kinase codes for MKNRSAPLVVKLGGSLHDRVREIVPVLCRSERPLLVVPGGGSFADNVRQVRVDEGAAHWMAIAAMDQYGWFIASHGMRTTDLLSVPEKTVMFLPYTSMRKYDPLPHSWDITSDTISAWIAAQLGLELLLLKSVDGITRDGKHQEQVTTPLQSDVIDPFFIPFVLKNKIQTTIINGKSGDLVEKFLNGDPVAGTRIGTTF; via the coding sequence ATGAAGAACCGTTCCGCCCCTCTCGTAGTTAAACTGGGGGGGAGTCTGCATGACCGGGTTCGGGAAATTGTTCCGGTATTGTGCAGATCTGAGCGTCCGTTACTGGTTGTTCCCGGCGGGGGTTCTTTTGCCGATAATGTGCGGCAGGTTCGGGTAGATGAAGGTGCCGCACACTGGATGGCTATCGCAGCGATGGACCAGTATGGCTGGTTTATCGCATCCCACGGTATGAGGACAACAGATCTCCTATCTGTGCCAGAAAAAACCGTGATGTTTCTGCCCTATACCAGCATGAGGAAGTACGATCCACTCCCGCATTCATGGGATATTACTTCGGACACCATCTCTGCATGGATAGCAGCTCAACTGGGACTTGAACTTCTGCTTCTCAAATCAGTTGATGGGATTACTCGTGATGGGAAACATCAGGAACAGGTAACAACACCCCTACAAAGTGATGTTATAGATCCTTTTTTTATCCCATTCGTCCTGAAAAATAAGATACAAACTACCATTATCAACGGAAAATCAGGGGATTTGGTGGAAAAATTCCTGAACGGAGATCCAGTAGCTGGGACCCGGATCGGTACAACCTTTTAA
- a CDS encoding phospholipase D-like domain-containing protein → MRRFCLIIIALLLIAGMVQAGTTVRITEFCPDPYLHDDMDEFLVLSGNGSLDGITVSDGRGGFRFPPGTHISGTLTVARSGPAFAQSHGILPDFEWRDYSPVVPNVITGDQLRLANIRDELLLYEGSDLIQRIAWPQDVKPREGQIHYFENGVWDPRPLMIGQSRFEPATFHNVTVTTFVSPDCSSEMFTYAVDHASDEILLNVYEFSSPAMTDSLIAARGRGVDVSVLVEGGPVGGISPEEKSAIWRLNAGGIPVRQMTGDNGVHPPYRYDHAKYLVIDRRAVLLTSENFKYSGFPPSGFNSNRGWGVFLEDPALAGYFSTVYYTDSIGPSVIPINGSAGNPETAPSGKHTAEFSPGHFSGATVRPVIAPDTSGQIIDLIQSAQTSIEIEQAYITNETPLTLNPYLATAINASRRGVHVRVLLDSYWYNIEDEKDNDEMASLISRIGTTEQIPLEGRCADLAAGNLEKIHNKGVIVDGQRVLVSSINWNSNSPNFNRETGVIIDHPGVARYFLTVFEDDWNGTVTSPESKTDYLKIVIVAVVILLLLIIYYRRHIR, encoded by the coding sequence ATGCGACGGTTCTGCCTGATTATCATTGCCCTCCTGCTCATTGCAGGTATGGTTCAGGCGGGCACTACGGTCAGGATCACTGAATTTTGTCCCGACCCGTATCTTCACGATGATATGGATGAGTTCCTGGTGCTTTCCGGCAATGGATCGCTTGATGGTATCACCGTATCAGATGGACGGGGTGGATTCCGCTTTCCCCCCGGAACCCATATCAGTGGAACCCTCACTGTTGCCCGCAGTGGTCCGGCTTTCGCCCAGAGCCATGGAATACTTCCGGATTTCGAATGGCGGGATTACTCTCCTGTTGTACCCAATGTCATCACTGGCGATCAGCTCCGTCTTGCGAATATCCGGGATGAACTGCTTCTGTATGAGGGCTCTGACCTCATCCAGCGTATCGCGTGGCCGCAGGATGTGAAACCGCGCGAGGGGCAGATCCATTATTTTGAAAATGGGGTATGGGATCCCCGTCCCCTCATGATTGGACAGTCACGGTTCGAACCGGCAACATTCCATAATGTGACTGTCACTACGTTTGTTTCACCGGACTGTTCGAGTGAAATGTTTACCTATGCTGTGGATCATGCATCAGATGAGATCCTTCTCAATGTCTATGAATTTTCCAGTCCTGCGATGACTGATTCCCTGATTGCTGCACGGGGCCGGGGGGTGGATGTTTCGGTTCTTGTCGAGGGAGGGCCCGTTGGGGGTATAAGCCCGGAAGAGAAATCCGCAATCTGGCGACTCAACGCGGGTGGGATACCTGTTCGTCAGATGACCGGAGACAATGGTGTTCATCCTCCCTATCGTTACGACCATGCAAAATATCTGGTGATCGATCGCCGGGCTGTCCTGCTCACCAGCGAGAATTTCAAGTACAGCGGATTTCCCCCTTCAGGTTTCAACAGTAACCGTGGGTGGGGAGTGTTCCTTGAAGATCCTGCTCTTGCCGGGTATTTCTCAACTGTATACTATACAGATTCCATCGGACCTTCTGTAATCCCTATCAACGGGTCAGCGGGAAATCCCGAAACGGCTCCTTCAGGAAAACATACCGCCGAGTTCTCACCGGGACATTTTTCCGGTGCAACGGTCAGACCTGTTATCGCACCCGATACCAGCGGTCAGATCATCGATCTGATCCAGTCCGCCCAAACCAGTATCGAGATCGAGCAGGCATATATCACGAACGAGACACCCCTGACCTTAAACCCGTATCTTGCAACCGCGATAAATGCATCCCGGCGTGGTGTTCACGTAAGGGTATTACTGGACTCTTACTGGTATAATATCGAAGACGAGAAGGACAACGATGAGATGGCCTCATTAATCTCCCGTATCGGGACAACCGAACAGATTCCGCTCGAAGGGCGGTGTGCGGATCTCGCGGCAGGTAACCTCGAGAAGATTCACAACAAGGGGGTAATCGTTGATGGGCAGCGCGTGCTGGTAAGCAGCATCAACTGGAACAGCAACTCCCCAAATTTCAACCGGGAGACGGGAGTCATAATAGATCATCCGGGGGTTGCCCGGTATTTTCTTACGGTGTTCGAAGATGACTGGAATGGTACCGTGACATCCCCGGAATCCAAGACAGATTATCTCAAAATAGTCATAGTGGCAGTTGTCATTCTGTTACTGCTCATCATTTACTATCGCAGGCACATCCGGTAG
- a CDS encoding helix-turn-helix domain-containing protein yields the protein MTKHTCTLMHCDSMVRNLLPPMRAEMVSRLVQKQGLSQSDAAKRLGLTRAAVSQYLSRKRGAGEVVLSTELDSIIDRWALAVVTGESDINLCDVCQCALKKF from the coding sequence ATGACAAAGCATACCTGTACCCTGATGCACTGTGACTCAATGGTCAGGAATCTCCTTCCCCCAATGAGAGCGGAAATGGTGTCCCGGCTCGTCCAGAAACAAGGGCTCAGCCAGAGCGATGCTGCAAAACGGCTTGGTTTAACACGGGCAGCAGTCTCCCAGTATTTGAGCAGAAAACGGGGTGCGGGTGAAGTAGTATTATCGACAGAACTTGATTCGATTATTGATCGCTGGGCGCTTGCGGTAGTCACCGGAGAGAGCGACATTAACCTGTGTGATGTGTGCCAGTGCGCACTCAAGAAATTCTGA
- a CDS encoding winged helix-turn-helix transcriptional regulator encodes MYSTTLPPSSKTVLEILDHGGAMTHKDIVSQTKLAPRTVRYALKKLKERHLIIEKFNFRDARQIIYQNRTEQATKPQPVCV; translated from the coding sequence ATGTATTCCACAACACTACCCCCGTCATCAAAGACGGTGCTGGAGATACTGGATCATGGGGGTGCAATGACCCACAAAGACATTGTATCACAAACAAAACTTGCGCCGCGAACCGTTCGTTATGCTTTAAAGAAACTCAAAGAACGCCACCTCATCATCGAGAAGTTCAACTTCCGTGATGCACGCCAGATCATCTACCAGAACCGCACTGAACAGGCAACTAAGCCCCAACCCGTATGTGTATGA
- a CDS encoding HEAT repeat domain-containing protein, protein MGDAELPVPENEIPIEDPVVIEERRKGRVKEYINLLKSDKLHYRWKAAEALGEEGDPSAVEPLLIALNDPYVDVQWLAAKSLGKIGDLRALEPLIAALKAEDKWLRQGAAWGLGRLRDPRAVEPLLALLGDKKKGVRKNTAWALGNIGDERAIEGLTGLLKDPDEDVREAAQKALAAISRGKLKNAG, encoded by the coding sequence ATGGGCGATGCTGAATTGCCGGTTCCAGAAAATGAAATTCCTATAGAGGACCCTGTTGTTATCGAAGAACGGCGTAAGGGGCGGGTTAAAGAATATATCAATCTCTTAAAAAGTGATAAACTCCATTACCGCTGGAAAGCTGCAGAAGCATTGGGTGAGGAGGGGGATCCATCAGCGGTAGAACCACTCTTAATAGCCCTTAACGATCCCTATGTCGACGTCCAATGGCTTGCTGCAAAATCATTAGGAAAGATCGGGGATCTTCGTGCTCTTGAGCCCCTGATTGCAGCGCTGAAAGCCGAAGATAAATGGCTCCGCCAGGGTGCAGCATGGGGGTTGGGCAGGCTTCGTGATCCACGGGCAGTTGAGCCCCTTCTCGCACTTCTTGGCGATAAGAAAAAAGGGGTCCGAAAAAATACCGCATGGGCTCTTGGCAATATCGGCGACGAACGAGCCATTGAAGGACTCACCGGATTACTGAAAGACCCGGACGAAGATGTTCGTGAAGCAGCACAGAAAGCACTGGCTGCCATCAGCAGAGGGAAACTCAAAAACGCAGGCTGA